A single genomic interval of Hafnia alvei harbors:
- a CDS encoding type 2 GTP cyclohydrolase I, with product MNNIELEKLLDQQLSVNDFRDYAPNGLQVEGRQEIKKVITGVTACQALLDAAVAEQADAILVHHGYFWKNDAPTVRGMRRRRLKTLLINDINLYGYHLPLDAHPVLGNNAQLARVMKIKPLGMIDPLLPYGEFEQPMSSGEVIGRLERKLQHAVLHSGDNAPQEIRRVAWCTGGGQSYIEQAAEFGVDAFISGEVSEKTIHIAREMGLHFFAAGHHATERGGIRALGEWLAAEHGLDVKFIDIPNPA from the coding sequence ATGAATAATATTGAACTGGAAAAACTGCTCGATCAGCAACTTAGCGTTAACGATTTCCGTGACTATGCACCCAATGGTTTGCAGGTTGAAGGGCGACAGGAAATTAAGAAAGTTATTACCGGTGTGACTGCCTGTCAGGCCCTGCTCGACGCCGCCGTGGCAGAGCAGGCCGATGCTATTTTGGTGCACCACGGTTATTTCTGGAAAAACGATGCGCCTACCGTGCGCGGTATGCGTCGACGTCGTTTGAAAACGCTGCTGATTAATGACATTAACCTGTATGGCTATCATCTGCCGCTGGATGCCCATCCGGTGCTGGGCAACAATGCGCAGCTGGCACGCGTGATGAAAATCAAGCCATTAGGGATGATCGACCCTTTACTGCCTTACGGTGAGTTTGAGCAACCGATGAGCTCGGGGGAGGTGATTGGTCGCTTAGAGCGTAAGCTACAGCATGCCGTGTTACACAGCGGAGACAATGCGCCACAGGAGATCCGTCGCGTTGCGTGGTGTACCGGCGGTGGTCAGAGCTATATTGAACAGGCCGCTGAGTTTGGCGTTGACGCGTTTATTAGCGGTGAGGTTTCAGAGAAAACCATTCATATCGCCCGTGAGATGGGGCTGCATTTCTTTGCGGCGGGTCATCATGCGACAGAACGTGGTGGCATTCGTGCGTTAGGCGAGTGGTTAGCGGCGGAACATGGATTAGACGTGAAGTTTATTGATATTCCTAATCCAGCGTAA
- a CDS encoding zinc ribbon domain-containing protein YjdM, with amino-acid sequence MQLPNCPKCNSEYTYQDNDMYICPECAYEWNDSAPAEESDELVVKDANGNLLVDGDSVTVIKDLKVKGSSSMLKIGTKVKGIRLVEGDHNIDCKIDGFGQMKLKSEFVKKS; translated from the coding sequence ATGCAATTACCAAACTGCCCGAAGTGCAACTCTGAATACACCTATCAGGACAACGATATGTACATCTGTCCTGAATGCGCCTACGAATGGAATGACAGCGCACCGGCAGAAGAAAGCGATGAACTGGTGGTGAAAGACGCCAACGGCAATCTGCTGGTTGACGGCGATTCCGTCACCGTGATCAAAGATCTGAAAGTGAAAGGCAGCTCGTCTATGCTGAAGATCGGCACCAAAGTGAAGGGAATTCGTCTGGTTGAAGGCGATCACAACATCGATTGTAAAATCGACGGTTTCGGCCAAATGAAGCTGAAATCTGAGTTTGTGAAAAAGAGCTAA